TCAAATTGTATGAAAcacttttcaaaatctgGTAAgtataaatcaatatttttgaacCAGTCCTGACCCCCTATCTCTGCAGCTTTAGATAATCTCGCACCTCTATAATCACCATCCTTACGGAGttctttgaaaaaagaagGTGATGGAATAGCTATTAGAACGCCAGCTGCAATATTTTCCCACATTTTCATTACTGAAACTTGATATGGTAAGTCAACAACAATCGAATCGTATTTACTCAGTGTTCCTGGGCCACCATAATATCTTGGCATAACTTTACAAACATAATccatattttctttcatttttctCATTAATAAGTTTGTATTTGCTTCAAATCTATTAATAATGAGACAGGGAGGATAATCAGATTCTTTCTCTATATCAATTGCATCAGACTCTGCATTTCCGAAAGGTCTTATTAAAGGGTAATCTTCTTTCAACTGAATTTTGTGATATTTCATATACGGTATTTCGAACGCATTATTTGGGATAATGGTAAGCTTGCAGCCGTCTTCACGATTCAAAGCATTGTTAAAATCTTTATTGAATGCTTCTTTATCTTCCGGCTGGATGCAAGCGTCGTATCTAGTGGAgacaataaaaacaatattgcTACAGCCTATATCCTTGCTTTTTATAAACTCCCAACCATCCGATAAACAATCGGATACAACTACAGTATCGTGTTCTTTACAGATTTCTCTTGCCATAGTTTCATTAGTACCAAtttctttgaaatcaatCCCATAGTATAGTAAGTAGTCGACGTTTTCTAACTTCAAGTTTTTTTCAACGTATTGAAAATCGTTTACAGTTCCTTTATGACGTGAAACAAATGCAATTTTTCTTGTAGTATTCATTAGTGGCCTCCCCATCAAATTTAAACCAAATGGTTCCGCTATATATGCAACATTTGCATAATTATAGTTGACAGTAACCACTAAGGAACACAATAACATCATACAGATAATGGAATAAAGGACTCTTCGAACAGCGActattttgttcattttgGAAGCTGTTTTCAAAACagataaaatatatgtgGAGAAACTAAAGTGTATATGTATAATGGCacaaattaaaacaattcaACCTCAATGCATTGGTTTGCCCATCAAGTTTCATCAACAAGACGTCGTCCAGTACACTACCTTAACAACTGCAACTGCAGCACCAATAACAACAACCAATGCAGAACAAATAAACCTTTAATATATCCTCTTCTAACAGTAGAAAGTAAAACTTCAAGTTTCGATGAGCTGTAAACCTTCCAGATCTCAAAGTGCTTCGAGGCTCCAAAGCCGTTACGTTTCCGTTATTTCGTGGATCGTGATGGCACGCCGTAACCTGTCCAATGTTTAAAAGCTTAAAAGTGGGTGAGTGATGAGAAGGATCTGTTACAGAGATAAGATGGCACACGATGGTACAAGAGACAGCAGTATGAAGCATGATACTGAGCATTAATTTGGTTAATAGATGGATCCAAGTGTTTGCGCTCATTGGATATAGTCATGCTCTCATGGTGTTGGCAATTGGAATAGATTAGACACCTCTTTTGCTGCATTTGCTGCATGACAGGGTGGGCTCTGATAGAGGATATGAACTGCATGGCCATCATGAGACACACTTAAAGACATAATATTACTGCAAAGCACGGTATGGGGAGGTGTGTACATCCGTGTCAGCTTTTGAGGCTATCCTAAGTGGTGGTGGTGATGGTTGCTTTTACTTAAGGAAAATACATCATTCCCATTGGCATTCCCGTGTTTGGTCCGCGGGGGAGAGGCGGAGATGAGCGGCGATGGTATTAAGTAGGTCCTACTTTAAGGTTCATGGCGACCGCAACTAAGTTGAAATGGCAATTGCTATATAAACAGTTGTTTTAAATGGCAATTGGATAAATTCATGTTCCTTTCCCTCTCTCTGAAGTTCAATtcagtttctttttttttgggTTTTACCATTCTGTTTCTCAAGAGGAACCATTCGGTATCACAACAACAACGATACATAtccttttaaaaaaaaaataacataatGTCTTTAGTTCAACAAGTAAGATTTGGTAACACTGGTTTGAAGATCTCTCCAATTATCATTGGGTGCATGACCTTTGGTAAAAAAGAGTGGTCCGATTGGATCGTCTCAGACAAAGAAGAAGTGTTCAGACTATTGAAATACTGTTACGACAAAGGTTTACGTACTTACGACACAGCTAACACTTATTCTAATGGTGTTAGTGAGCAATTGTTGGGTGAATTTTTGAAACGCTACAACATCAGAAGAGAAACGGTCGTTATTATGTCGAAATTGTTCTTCCCAGCGGACGATTCCTTGCCAGATTTCCAATTGACGAATGGTTTCAAAGATGAGGAAGAGAAGCTACACTTGATTAACCAGTTCGGTTTGAATCGTAGAAATGTCATTGAAAGTGCTAAACAATCCGTCGAGAGATTAGGTACTTACATGGACGTTTTACAAATTCATAGATGTGACAGAGAAACTCCATTCGAAGAAACTATGAGAGCTTTGAATGATGTCGTCAATGCTGGTTACACAAAATACATCGGTGCTTCTTTAATGAGGGCTACTGAGTTTGCTGAAATGCAATTCATTGCTGAAAAACATGACTGGCACAAATTTGTTAATGTTCAATCGTTACACAACTTAATATACCGTGAGGATGAAAGAGAACTAATCCCATTCACAAAGAAGCATGGTATCGCTTTGACACCTTACTCACCATTGCAAAAAGGTTATCTAGCCAAGCCATATGGTACTAAGACTGTCAGAAATACTACTGATAAGCACATGTTGAGAATTAAAATCGACAATATGAGGGACTCAGACAAAGAAATCATCAGTCGTGTCGAAAAAGTCTCTAAAGATAAAAAGGTTTCCATGGCTGAAGTGTCTTTAGCGTGGTTAATTCAACAAGGTTGCAATCCAATTGTTGGTGTAAGTTCCACCGAAAGAGTTGATGAAGCCATTAGAGCTCTAGATGTGAAATTGACAGAAGAGG
The Tetrapisispora phaffii CBS 4417 chromosome 8, complete genome DNA segment above includes these coding regions:
- the TPHA0H00100 gene encoding uncharacterized protein → MNKIVAVRRVLYSIICMMLLCSLVVTVNYNYANVAYIAEPFGLNLMGRPLMNTTRKIAFVSRHKGTVNDFQYVEKNLKLENVDYLLYYGIDFKEIGTNETMAREICKEHDTVVVSDCLSDGWEFIKSKDIGCSNIVFIVSTRYDACIQPEDKEAFNKDFNNALNREDGCKLTIIPNNAFEIPYMKYHKIQLKEDYPLIRPFGNAESDAIDIEKESDYPPCLIINRFEANTNLLMRKMKENMDYVCKVMPRYYGGPGTLSKYDSIVVDLPYQVSVMKMWENIAAGVLIAIPSPSFFKELRKDGDYRGARLSKAAEIGGQDWFKNIDLYLPDFEKCFIQFDSWSALEIILTEQKYKNNIGFCKNLMKEQRAESLQKWRDLFNAMD
- the TPHA0H00110 gene encoding aldo-keto reductase superfamily protein, which codes for MSLVQQVRFGNTGLKISPIIIGCMTFGKKEWSDWIVSDKEEVFRLLKYCYDKGLRTYDTANTYSNGVSEQLLGEFLKRYNIRRETVVIMSKLFFPADDSLPDFQLTNGFKDEEEKLHLINQFGLNRRNVIESAKQSVERLGTYMDVLQIHRCDRETPFEETMRALNDVVNAGYTKYIGASLMRATEFAEMQFIAEKHDWHKFVNVQSLHNLIYREDERELIPFTKKHGIALTPYSPLQKGYLAKPYGTKTVRNTTDKHMLRIKIDNMRDSDKEIISRVEKVSKDKKVSMAEVSLAWLIQQGCNPIVGVSSTERVDEAIRALDVKLTEEETKFLEEPYQPQPQLLM